In Sphaerodactylus townsendi isolate TG3544 linkage group LG13, MPM_Stown_v2.3, whole genome shotgun sequence, one DNA window encodes the following:
- the RFLNA gene encoding refilin-A codes for MVGHLHLQGMEESLKEKNREGLLDSPDSGLPPSPSPPFCSLSPSIVDNRAAATSRATDIPGHGNRQEAKEGKVIPYLLLNASTSDMRPRMYPVFFGESIEVNPEPAQEIRCNSEVKYGSERHYKDNVFYCPIPTVTTYSETIIAAPNCTWRNYKSQLIFEPRQKPLRFQSTTIIFPKHAKNIYRTTLNYSLGCAKRWFASSVQLELCEENSPCLIYTGSL; via the exons ATGGTGGGTCACCTTCACCTGCAAGGAATGGAAGAGAGCCTGAAAGAGAAGAACCGGGAAGGTTTGCTGGACAGTCCGGATTCCGGGctgccccccagccccagccctccCTTCTGTTCCTTGTCTCCAAGCATCGTTGACAACCGAGCTGCGGCCACCAGCAGGGCCACAGATATCCCAGGACATGGGAACCGGCAGGAGGCCAAAGAGGGGAAAGTG ATCCCATACCTCCTCCTGAATGCCTCCACGTCGGATATGAGGCCTCGGATGTACCCTGTGTTTTTTGGCGAAAGCATAGAGGTCAACCCTGAACCGGCGCAAGAAATTCG GTGCAACTCTGAGGTAAAATATGGCTCCGAGCGGCATTACAAGGACAACGTATTCTATTGCCCGATTCCCACCGTCACCACCTACAGCGAGACCATCATAGCTGCCCCCAATTGCACCTGGCGGAACTACAAGTCTCAGCTTATCTTTGAACCGCGGCAGAAGCCCCTCAGGTTCCAGAGCACGACAATCATCTTCCCGAAACACGCAAAGAACATTTACCGGACCACTCTCAACTATAGCCTGGGATGCGCCAAGCGCTGGTTTGCCTCAAGTGTGCAGCTCGAACTCTGCGAGGAGAATAGCCCTTGCCTCATCTACACTGGGAGCCTTTAA